In Castanea sativa cultivar Marrone di Chiusa Pesio chromosome 6, ASM4071231v1, a single window of DNA contains:
- the LOC142639857 gene encoding uncharacterized protein LOC142639857 has protein sequence MYPDLYKGLKLRPKDLGCYDSPLIGFNGKIVFLKGQIELPVQTGSKVMEVNFIMVNAHSPYTAIVVRPWFHAMGDVPSTLHLKVKYLSGDQQSKVSVWSTEVVVGEARCKELKIVVIGTDEDNFFQVGVQLPPQEKEELVVFLRRNIDVFAWNAYEALRVDPNFIFHHLNVNPSAIPKKQSPQRSSKEHFDAVREEVTKLKRARAIKVVFYLEWLANIVDVKKKSGKWQVCVDFADLNKACPKDAFPMP, from the exons atgtaccctgacctatatAAGGGGTTGAAGTTAAGGCCCAAGGACCTGGGCTGCTATGACTCCCCTCTGATAGGGTTTAATGGGAAGATTGTCTTTCTGAAGGGCCAAATCGAGCTACCTGTTCAGACAGGGTCAAAAGTCATGGAAGTGAATTTCATCATGGTAAACGCACACTCCCCCTATACTGCTATTGTGGTAAGACCTTGGTTCCATGCCATGGGGGATGTGCCTTCCACCCTGCACTTGAAGGTGAAGTATCTATCAGGGGATCAG CAATCAAAGGTGTCAGTGTGGTCCACGGAAGTGGTGGTAGGAGAGGCGAGATGTAAGGAGCTAAAAATAGTTGTTATTGGTACTGATGAGGATAACTTCTTCCAAGTTGGAGTTCAGTTGCCTCCTCAAGAGAAGGAGGAGTTGGTAGTATTTCTTAGGAGAAACATCGATGTGTTTGCGTGGAACGCTTATGAAGCTCTTAGGGTGGATCCGAACTTCATTTTCCATCACTTAAACGTCAATCCATCTGCTATCCCCAAAAAGCAATCACCTCAGCGCTCATCTAAGGAGCATTTTGATGCTGTCAGGGAGGAAGTGACCAAGCTCAAGCGGGCAAGGGCTATTAAAGTTGTGTTTTACCTTGAGTGGTTGGCCAATATAGTGGACGTGAAGAAGAAAAGCGGGAAGTGGcaagtatgtgtggacttcgcGGATTTAAAtaaggcttgcccaaaggacgCCTTCCCCATGCCTTGA
- the LOC142638956 gene encoding uncharacterized protein LOC142638956 produces the protein MSSTRKAIVAVSVGVVEAMKDQGICRWNFIMRSAQQHAKNQLRSISQTRNLSSSTSAMVSSKLRDDKMKQSEESLRKVMYLSCWGPN, from the coding sequence ATGAGTTCAACAAGAAAAGCTATTGTGGCAGTGAGTGTTGGAGTTGTGGAAGCCATGAAAGACCAGGGGATCTGCAGGTGGAATTTTATCATGAGATCAGCGCAACAACATGCCAAGAATCAGCTCAGGTCGATTTCCCAGACCAGGAACCTTTCTTCTTCAACTTCTGCTATGGTTTCAAGCAAATTGAGAGATGATAAAATGAAGCAGTCAGAGGAGTCTCTGAGGAAAGTCATGTACTTGAGCTGTTGGGGTCCCAATTGA
- the LOC142640490 gene encoding uncharacterized protein LOC142640490: protein MSSTRKAIVAVSVAVVEAMKDQGICRWNFIIRSAQQHAKNNLRSFTQAKSISSSTSAMVSNKLRDEKMKQSEESLRKVMYLSCWGPN, encoded by the coding sequence ATGAGTTCAACAAGAAAAGCTATTGTGGCAGTGAGTGTTGCAGTTGTCGAAGCCATGAAAGACCAAGGGATCTGTAGGTGGAATTTTATAATAAGATCAGCACAGCAACACGCCAAGAACAATCTGAGGTCGTTTACTCAAGCCAAGAGCATTTCTTCTTCAACTTCTGCAATGGTTTCAAACAAAttgagagatgagaaaatgaagcagTCAGAGGAGTCTCTTAGGAAAGTCATGTACTTGAGTTGTTGGGGTCCCAATTGA